The window GTATCTGGTGCTGTGCAATGAATACTGTGGCGTGGCGCATGAATTGATGCAGACCAAAATCATTGTCAAATGAATTTACATTGGCCTTTGTAACGAAAGTGAATTTTTAAGTTAGTATGTACGGAAAGGGTGGACAATATGAATGCTGTAAATTCGGCGCAAATCAGTGCCCCACAGCCGTTTGACCGGAAGGATGCGGGATTGGTTCTGGCCCATATCTTGTTCGCGTTCGCCGCGCTGCTGCTCGGGGGAATTGCAGGATTGCTGCAAGCGTTGGTGCGTGCGGGAATGATTACGCTGCCGGCCAATATCGGGTATTATGAGCTGCTGACCGCACATGGGGTTTTGATGGCTTTGATTTTTACCACATTCTTTATTATCGGATTTCTATACTCGGGTGTTTCCAAGACACTGGGAGGCCGGCTTCTGAATTCTTCAAGAGGGATGGGCTGGGCAGGCTTTGGGTTGATGGCCGTCGGTACGTTAATCGGCACAATAGAAATTTTACTGAACCGCGCGACAGTACTCTATACTTTCTATGCTCCGCTGAAGGCGTCCCCCTATTTTTACATTGCCTTGGCGCTTGTGGTTGTTGGAAGCTGGGTGAGCGGGTTCGGCATCTTTACGCAGTATCGGCACTGGAAAAAGGCAAATCGCGGCCAAATTTCCCCGCTGTTCGCTTTTATGTCGGTGATAATCATGCTGCTTTGGCAGATCGCCACAATCGGAGTCGCGGCGGAGGTCGTTCTGCAGTTGATTCCTTGGTCATTCGGCTGGGTGGACCGGGTGAACATTCTGCTAAGCAGGACGCTGTTCTGGTATTTTGGCCATCCGCTCGTTTATTTCTGGCTGCTGCCGGCTTATATTGCCTGGTATGTGACCATTCCGCAAATTATCGGAGGAAAAATATTCAGCGATGCCTTGGCAAGACTATCGTTTGTGTTGTTCCTTCTGTTCTCTATTCCGGTAGGGTTTCACCATCAATTGATGGAGCCGGGAATCAGCTCGTTCTGGAAGTTTTTGCAGGTCGTATTGACTTTTATGGTTATTATTCCTTCTTTAATGACGGCATTCTCCTTGTTTGCAGTTTTTGAGCTGAACGGGCGCGCCAAGGGGGCTACAGGCTTATTCGGTTGGTTGAAAGTGCTGCCGTGGAAGGACGTCAGATTTTTTGCCCCATTTATGGGCATGTTGATTTTTATTCCAGCGGGAGCGGGCGGAATCATTAATGCAAGCAATCAGATGAATGCGGTTGTCCATAACACGCTTTGGGTGACGGGGCATTTTCATCTGACGGTCGCGACAAGCGTAGCCCTTACCTTCTTTGGGGTTGCTTATTGGCTGATTCCCCATTTGACCGGCAGGAAGCTTACGCCTTTCCTAAATAGATTGGGGATTATACAAACGGTCGTATGGGTGGCGGGCATGTTCCTGATGTCGGGTGCGATGCATATCTCCGGACTTTTGGGCGATCCGCGCAGAACGGCCTACACAACCTATAACGGCAGCGCCGAAGCCGCTTCCTGGGTGCCTTATCATATTGTAATGGGCGTGGGAGGAATGGTCCTGTTCATCGGAATCATCCTGATGACCGTCAATGTGATGCTGCTGCTGAGGGCTCCAAAAAGCGGGGAAGCGGAGGAATATCCGATCGGCGAAGTGACGGAAGGATCGGAAAAAACGCCCGGATATTTGGAGCGCTGGGGAGTGTGGATCAGCATTGCGGTTGTGCTGATTCTGGTCGCCTATACGATTCCGCTTTACGGCATGGCCACCAATCCGGTTCCGGGTTCGCCGGGCTTTAAGACATGGTGATGATCATGCTTGGAGAAGCAGCGTCATAACCGGCAAATTTCATCCGGGCAATTGGCGCAATTGACGATGGTTTTCAGACGCTGAAGGTCGCGGATCACGATTCTCCCGTCCTTCAGTGTCAGGATACCGTTGTCCATATATTCATGCAGCTGGCGATTGACGCCTTCCCGTGTGGTGCCGATAATGTTGGCCAGGTCCGTGTTGGTGAGCTTGATGCAAATATCGATTCCTTCATCGCCGGGAACTCCGTAAGTCTTGGCAAGACGAATCAGCGTTGAGGCAAGGGCCCCGCTTTTGCCGTAAAGCAGCAGGTCGCGAAACTTGGCTTGGGTAGCTTGATGCATCAAGCCCATCCATCTCATGAATTCCACGGCAAAGCCGCCGTTTTGTCCGATCAGTTGTTCCAGATCCTCATGAGGGATAAAGCCGATCATGCTGTCCTGCACCACTTTGGCATTGAAGGTGTGCACCGGTTTACCGACGCTGCCGATTTCCCCGAAAAGATCACCGTCCTGGCGAATGAAAAGAATGAGCTCCTTGCCTTCTTCCGTTGATTTGGTGATGTGGATTTGTCCGGATTTCACATAATACAAGTGTTCCGAAGGTTCACCGTCCCAGAACAAATGAGTGCCTGAGGTGACTTGGTGAAACGTCATGGCCGATTGCAAAAGAAGGAAATTAGACTCGGACAAGAATTGTGAAATCTGGGTATTGGCGTCGGAAAAATTGTTCTGCATGCAGGTTTGCATCTTTAATCACGCCCCGTTCTTGGGATCTGTTACCCTTCATTTTATACGATGCCTACCCTTCTGTATACGTCAATTGCGTATTGGGAAAAAATACATGAAAAAACCTGTTGCAAATCGATTTGATTTTTGATATATTAATACTTGTCGATTTTGCGGAAGTGGCTCAGTGGTAGAGCATCGCCTTGCCAAGGCGAGGGTCGCGGGTTCGAATCCCGTCTTCCGCTCCATTTTTTTCTACGGATGTTGTTTGTGCCCTTAGCTCAGCTGGATAGAGCGTTTGACTACGAATCAAAAGGTCGGGAGTTCGAATCTCTCAGGGCACGCCATTGTTCATCCGGAATGTATCGGGACGTAGCTCAGCTTGGTAGAGCACCTGGTTTGGGACCAGGGGGTCGCATGTTCGAATCGTGTCGTCCCGACCAATAGCAATCTGATGTGCGGGTGTAGTTCAATGGTAGAACTCCAGCCTTCCAAGCTGGTAGCGTGGGTTCGATTCCCATCACCCGCTTTCTAATGGGAAGCGAACCCTAAGGGTTCGGCCGTCCGTGAAGCCTCCTTGAGATCCCGGATCAGGACGAGCGTCCGAATTAACCATAGTCGCCATCCGGGAGGATGGAAATTCACATCCGGCAATTCAGAGAATTCCCATCACCCGCTCCATCTTTGACACCAACGGCAGACCGCAAGGTCTGTTTTTTCGTAAGCTTATCATTAATGCCTAAAATTATTTACATAGTTAAGAGTTCGCATCGACAATGGATTTACGGTTCAAAATAAAGAAATGGAATTGCTGACGGACAGCGCAATATTCGGCTGACGGAGGGTATATCCGAACGGCCGCTGGGGGTGTAGGAGTGAGGGATATTGAGGCTAGGTTGGCCAAGCTGGCCTATAATGGAGACAGAAATGCGTTCAGCGAATTGGTCGACCTTTATACGGACAAAATCTTTCACCTGGCCAACAGAATGCTGGGCAACCGTCAGGAAGCTGAAGATATTGTTCAGGAAACGTTCTTGAGAGTCTATAAAAATCTCGGCAAATATGATCCGAATCAGAAATTTTCCACTTGGATTTATCGGATAGCAACGAATCTATGCATTGACCGTCTCCGCCGGAGAAAACATCAATATTCTCTGGACGCAGAGGTTGCCGACGGGGAAGGAATCGATTGGCATGCCATGCTGGCAAGTGATGAACCTGGACCGGAGCAAAGGCTGATCTTGTCGGAAATACAACTGCAGATGCGAAAAGCGATTGAAGCGCTTCCGGAAAAATATAAGTCGGTGGTTATCCTGCGCTATCTGCATGATTTATCGCTTCAGGAGATCAGTGAAATTTTGGATATACCGGTAACTACCATCAAAACAAGAGTCCATCGAGGCAGGGAATTTTTGCGGAGGAAATTGGAGCAAGACAAACTTTTGCTTTGAGCAAAAATTTTTGAAACAATACCGGACTTGTTGCGTATGGTATTACACGAATCTAAGAACATTGCGGAAAGGAGCGGCTGTCTGTGAATTGCAAGGAGGCCAGACCTTTGATACATGATTATCTGGACGGTGATTTGCAGGAGCCAACAGCCGTTCGGCTCAACGATCATCTGCAAACTTGCTCCGACTGCAGGCTCCTGATGAGACAGTTGGAACAAGCGGATGCTTTGCTTCGGTCGATGCCGGAGGGCAGGCCACCGGCGGGCTTGCGGGATCGGGTCATGGATGCCGTTCCGCCGTCCGTTCCGAAACGCTCCCGGCTGCAGTGGGTCAAGCGTCATCCTGCCGTTTCCGCCGCCGCTTTGTTCCTGCTGGTCATGCTGGGAAGCTATGTGACACTGTGGAATCAAGATACGGAAATGGTCGTCAAGGGGAAAGACCTTCAACATATTATCATACACGGAGATTCGGTGATCGTTCCCGCCGGATATACGGTCAAGGGCGATTTGTTTGTGGAGAACGGCAGGGTCGAGGTCGACGGTAAAGTGGACGGCAACGTTACGGTGGTCGACGGCAAATTGAGTCTGGCCTCAACCGCTTACATTTCCGGTGAAGTTACCAGCATCAACAGGGCACTGGACTGGATTTGGTACCGGATGAACCAGCTTTTCTCCGACTTTACGCGAATATCCCAATAAGCAGGAAGCAGCGGAACCTCCTCGATTGACGATATCGGTCAGGGGAGGTTTTTTTGGTGAAAAAAGGATAATGATGGATTTCGAAAAGAAGTTTATAATTGGTATAATATATGATAAGCTGCGGTCTGCATGGGGGGAGTGAAGAGGTTGGAATTGTTTGCGCAAATCACCATATACGATGTCATTGATATCCTGATCGTCAGTTATGTCATCTACAAGCTGATCCTGCTCGTGCGAGGCACCCGTGCGGTGCAACTGCTCAAAGGCATTTTTGTCGTCGTGATTACTTGGTTGATCAGCATCTGGTTTCATCTGAATACGTTAAAATGGATGATGAACCAAATGTTCACTTTCGGCGTTCTGGCCATCATCATCATCTTTCAACCCGAGCTCCGGCGCGCGCTTGAGCAGTTGGGCAGGGGGAGATTGTTTACCCGATCGTCAACGTATGAGGAGCAGGATTTCTCCAGCCGGGTCGGTGAGGTCATGAAAGCGGTCAATTATTTATCCCGGCGTAAAATCGGGGCTTTGATCGTTTTTGAACGGAATACCGGCTTGAACGATTACATCGAATCCGGAATCCAGATGGATGCCGTCATCACCTCCGAATTATTGATCAACGTTTTTATCCCGAATACGCCGCTGCATGATGGTGCCGTGATGATCCGAAAGAACCGGATAATGGCCGCGGGCTGTTATTTGCCGCTTTCCGAGAATCCCTTCATCAGCAAAGAACTCGGCACCCGGCATCGCGCGGCGATCGGCATGAGTGAAGTGTCTGATGCCATGAGTGTAGTCGTGTCGGAAGAAACCGGACAAGTTTCCCTGGCGCTCAACGGACAGATTGTGCGGGACATCAAAGAGGAGTCTTTGATGTCCAAGCTGTTTGATGAGTTGAATGTAAATGCCAAAACGAAGGAAAAGACCGCCTTCTGGAAATGGAGGAGTGGTCACAATGGATAGATGGCTGAACAATATGTATGTGGTCAGGGTGATCGCGTTGGTTCTGGGGCTGCTTTTGTGGGCGGTAGTGCATATGGACACCACCAAGACGACTACCACCTCGACCGCGCCGCTGTACGGAGCCGAGGATATTTCCAAAGTCAGCATCGAAACTGTCGGCCTGGATAAAAATCATTACCATCTGGTATCGATTTCTCCGTCGACCGTGACGGTCAGGATTAGCGGGAAAACCTCCTCTCTGAATTTGGTGAATACGACGAATTTTCAGGTGCTTCTGGATTTGTCCAACGTGACGGAGGGGGCGCAAATCGTCCCGTTGAAGCTGGAGAAGCTCAAAGATTTTCCGGAAGACGTAAGCGCCGAAGTATTGCCTTCGAGCGTCACGGTCAAAGTGGAGAAGAATCTTAAGAAAGAAATGCCGGTGACTATTGATTTGGGAGGCAGCCCTGCGGAAGGACTTGTAGCGGGAACGCCGATCATCAACCCGAGCAGGGTTCATGTCACGGTTCCGGAAAGCCGGCAGAACGACATTCAATTCGTCCGGGGAAAGGTGCCGGTTGACGGAGCCAAATCTGCGGTAGTCACTCAGGTAAAGCTGGCGGCATATAATGCGGACGGCAAGGAAGTGCCGGCGAGTATCTCGCCCTCAATCGTGGATGTGGAAGTGCCGATTACTAGCCCGTTCAAAAGAATACCGCTGCAGATCAAATTGACCGGGGAGCTTCCGGAAGGATACAGCATTGCCGCTTTCCATCAAAGCGCCGGCCAGGTCACCGTGTACGGACCGCAGAAGGAACTTGACGCGATGCAATTCTATACCGGGCCGCAGATTGATTTGACCAATATGAAAAGCGACAAAACGTTCGTGCTGGACATCCCGTTGAAAGGGAAAGTGACCCAAGTCGATCCGAACCAGATGACCGTGGAATTAACAATCGTCCCGTCCGCCCGGAAAAAGCTGGATCAGGTCGGCATCCTGATCAGCGGTGAGAATAATCAATATGCGACAAAGGTAACGAATCCCGCAAACGGCAAAATCGACTTGATCCTGGAAGGAGCACCTGCTACTATTGAAAAAATGGGCGCGGAGGATGTGCAGGCCTTTGTGGACGTCAGCAACCTGCCTATCGGCAAATACGAGCTTCCGCTGATGCTGAATTTACCTCCGTACGTGAGAAAAGCGCCCAACCAGGATCTCAAGGTCAGTGTGGAAATCAGTGAACGGCCTAACCCGGTGCCGTCCGCCCGGCAGACGAGCGGAAATGAGGCACAGCCGGCCACCGCTCAGCAGACGAATGGAAATCAGGCGCAATCGTCTGCCGCGCAACAGCCGCATGGAAATTTATCGGGACAAACGTCAGAATAAACGCTAAAGGAGAGGCACGACAGCAAAATGGGGAAATATTTCGGAACCGACGGGGTGCGCGGAATTGCCAATAAAGAACTGACCCCCGAGCTGGCTTATAAAATTGGAAGATGCGGGGGGTACGTGCTCACCGGCGAGGTGCAGCGGCCGACCGTATTGATCGGAAGAGATACCCGGATATCGGGTGAAATGCTGGAATCCGCCTTGGTGGCCGGGCTGCTGTCCATCGGAGCGAATGTCGTGCGTCTCGGAGTTGTCAGCACACCGGGGGTTGCTTATTTGACCCGAACCTTGGAAGCTGATGCCGGAGTGATGATTTCTGCGTCGCACAATCCGGTAGAGGATAACGGAATCAAATTTTTCGGACGTGACGGATTTAAGCTTACCGACGAAACGGAATTGCAAATCGAGCGTCTGATGGATGCGGAAACGGATGATTTGCCCCGGCCCGTGGGCGGAATGATCGGAACGGTAACCGATGATCAGGACGCGAAATATCGGTATGCGGAGTTTTTGAAGACGACCTGCGAAACCTCCTTTAAGGGTTTGAGGATAGTGATGGACTGCGCCAACGGAGCGGCCTACGAGCTTGCTCCCAAGGTGTTCCGCGAAATGGGGGCTGAGGTAATCACGCTTGCTGCGGAGCCGAATGGCTTGAACATCAATGACAACTGCGGCTCCACGCATCCGGATCATTTGCAGAAGAAAGTGGTGGAGCACGGCGCCGATTTGGGACTTTCGTTCGACGGAGATGCCGACCGACTGATTGCCGTCGACGAGACAGGCTCGGAGGTGGACGGCGACTTTATTCTGGCGATCTGCGGGGAAGCGATGAATCGAACCGGCCGGCTGAAGCGTTCGACAATCGTGACGACCGTGATGAGCAATATCGGCTTTTTTAAAGCTGCGGCGAATCTTGGTATTCAAGTGGAGAAAACTGCAGTCGGAGACCGGTACGTGATGGAAGCGATGCGCATTGGCGGGTATAACCTTGGCGGGGAGCAATCCGGGCATGTAATATTCCTGGATTACAACACAACCGGAGACGGCATCCTGACGGGCTTGCAGTTGGTCAATACGCTGGTGGGCTCGGATAAAAAATTAAGCGAATTGAAGAGCATGATGCGCAAATATCCGCAAATTCTCATCAATGTGAAAGTGACCGATAAACGCAAGTTCAAGGACAATCCGGTTCTGGGGGAAGCGATTGACAGAGCGGAGCTTGAGCTCGGGAATAATGGCCGCGTTCTGGTGCGGCCTTCCGGAACTGAATCGCTGATTCGCGTCATGGTGGAAGGCCCGGAGATTGAGCAGATCGAATCGCTTGCGCGGCAGATTGCAGGCGTGATCCGGCAGGAGCTGGGCTGATCGGATGTGGTTAGGTGATTGGAATGTACGGACGGAT of the Ferviditalea candida genome contains:
- a CDS encoding zf-HC2 domain-containing protein — its product is MNCKEARPLIHDYLDGDLQEPTAVRLNDHLQTCSDCRLLMRQLEQADALLRSMPEGRPPAGLRDRVMDAVPPSVPKRSRLQWVKRHPAVSAAALFLLVMLGSYVTLWNQDTEMVVKGKDLQHIIIHGDSVIVPAGYTVKGDLFVENGRVEVDGKVDGNVTVVDGKLSLASTAYISGEVTSINRALDWIWYRMNQLFSDFTRISQ
- the sigW gene encoding RNA polymerase sigma factor SigW — protein: MRDIEARLAKLAYNGDRNAFSELVDLYTDKIFHLANRMLGNRQEAEDIVQETFLRVYKNLGKYDPNQKFSTWIYRIATNLCIDRLRRRKHQYSLDAEVADGEGIDWHAMLASDEPGPEQRLILSEIQLQMRKAIEALPEKYKSVVILRYLHDLSLQEISEILDIPVTTIKTRVHRGREFLRRKLEQDKLLL
- a CDS encoding b(o/a)3-type cytochrome-c oxidase subunit 1, whose product is MNAVNSAQISAPQPFDRKDAGLVLAHILFAFAALLLGGIAGLLQALVRAGMITLPANIGYYELLTAHGVLMALIFTTFFIIGFLYSGVSKTLGGRLLNSSRGMGWAGFGLMAVGTLIGTIEILLNRATVLYTFYAPLKASPYFYIALALVVVGSWVSGFGIFTQYRHWKKANRGQISPLFAFMSVIIMLLWQIATIGVAAEVVLQLIPWSFGWVDRVNILLSRTLFWYFGHPLVYFWLLPAYIAWYVTIPQIIGGKIFSDALARLSFVLFLLFSIPVGFHHQLMEPGISSFWKFLQVVLTFMVIIPSLMTAFSLFAVFELNGRAKGATGLFGWLKVLPWKDVRFFAPFMGMLIFIPAGAGGIINASNQMNAVVHNTLWVTGHFHLTVATSVALTFFGVAYWLIPHLTGRKLTPFLNRLGIIQTVVWVAGMFLMSGAMHISGLLGDPRRTAYTTYNGSAEAASWVPYHIVMGVGGMVLFIGIILMTVNVMLLLRAPKSGEAEEYPIGEVTEGSEKTPGYLERWGVWISIAVVLILVAYTIPLYGMATNPVPGSPGFKTW
- the glmM gene encoding phosphoglucosamine mutase codes for the protein MGKYFGTDGVRGIANKELTPELAYKIGRCGGYVLTGEVQRPTVLIGRDTRISGEMLESALVAGLLSIGANVVRLGVVSTPGVAYLTRTLEADAGVMISASHNPVEDNGIKFFGRDGFKLTDETELQIERLMDAETDDLPRPVGGMIGTVTDDQDAKYRYAEFLKTTCETSFKGLRIVMDCANGAAYELAPKVFREMGAEVITLAAEPNGLNINDNCGSTHPDHLQKKVVEHGADLGLSFDGDADRLIAVDETGSEVDGDFILAICGEAMNRTGRLKRSTIVTTVMSNIGFFKAAANLGIQVEKTAVGDRYVMEAMRIGGYNLGGEQSGHVIFLDYNTTGDGILTGLQLVNTLVGSDKKLSELKSMMRKYPQILINVKVTDKRKFKDNPVLGEAIDRAELELGNNGRVLVRPSGTESLIRVMVEGPEIEQIESLARQIAGVIRQELG
- a CDS encoding CdaR family protein; amino-acid sequence: MDRWLNNMYVVRVIALVLGLLLWAVVHMDTTKTTTTSTAPLYGAEDISKVSIETVGLDKNHYHLVSISPSTVTVRISGKTSSLNLVNTTNFQVLLDLSNVTEGAQIVPLKLEKLKDFPEDVSAEVLPSSVTVKVEKNLKKEMPVTIDLGGSPAEGLVAGTPIINPSRVHVTVPESRQNDIQFVRGKVPVDGAKSAVVTQVKLAAYNADGKEVPASISPSIVDVEVPITSPFKRIPLQIKLTGELPEGYSIAAFHQSAGQVTVYGPQKELDAMQFYTGPQIDLTNMKSDKTFVLDIPLKGKVTQVDPNQMTVELTIVPSARKKLDQVGILISGENNQYATKVTNPANGKIDLILEGAPATIEKMGAEDVQAFVDVSNLPIGKYELPLMLNLPPYVRKAPNQDLKVSVEISERPNPVPSARQTSGNEAQPATAQQTNGNQAQSSAAQQPHGNLSGQTSE
- a CDS encoding Crp/Fnr family transcriptional regulator; its protein translation is MQNNFSDANTQISQFLSESNFLLLQSAMTFHQVTSGTHLFWDGEPSEHLYYVKSGQIHITKSTEEGKELILFIRQDGDLFGEIGSVGKPVHTFNAKVVQDSMIGFIPHEDLEQLIGQNGGFAVEFMRWMGLMHQATQAKFRDLLLYGKSGALASTLIRLAKTYGVPGDEGIDICIKLTNTDLANIIGTTREGVNRQLHEYMDNGILTLKDGRIVIRDLQRLKTIVNCANCPDEICRL
- the cdaA gene encoding diadenylate cyclase CdaA; the encoded protein is MELFAQITIYDVIDILIVSYVIYKLILLVRGTRAVQLLKGIFVVVITWLISIWFHLNTLKWMMNQMFTFGVLAIIIIFQPELRRALEQLGRGRLFTRSSTYEEQDFSSRVGEVMKAVNYLSRRKIGALIVFERNTGLNDYIESGIQMDAVITSELLINVFIPNTPLHDGAVMIRKNRIMAAGCYLPLSENPFISKELGTRHRAAIGMSEVSDAMSVVVSEETGQVSLALNGQIVRDIKEESLMSKLFDELNVNAKTKEKTAFWKWRSGHNG